The following proteins come from a genomic window of Miscanthus floridulus cultivar M001 chromosome 2, ASM1932011v1, whole genome shotgun sequence:
- the LOC136539680 gene encoding metacaspase-1-like, with translation MNMGGRTPATIRCKYCSACLTVCPGERAVQCTQCCGVTRIRRSLSSRVPLPALTRPAAAAPMGAFPCARGKKRAVLVGISYASVRRGCGQLRGPINDVKCMRQLLCQRFAFPSDGIIMLTDDQKDPFRLPTKDNIRMAMQWLVQGCSSGDSLVFHFSGLGAQVADEDCDELDGYDEAICPLDSFQKGPILDDEINETIVRPLVHGAKLHAVVDACHSATVLDLPFLCNMSRTGNCQWEDHRPPSGVCKGTSGGQAVLISGYSDGKTKFSVTPEACATVGAMTHSFIKAVECEPQGVTYGRLLTSMKAIMTNAGGCNQMQGPIGAGAPASKVANFSGVQEPNLSCSEMFDVYRKPFAL, from the exons ATGAACATGGGTGGCAGGACCCCGGCGACGATCCGGTGCAAGTACTGCAGCGCGTGCCTCACTGTGTGCCCCGGCGAGCGCGCCGTCCAGTGCACGCAATGCTGCGGCGTGACGCGCATCCGGCGGTCGTTGTCCTCGCGAGTCCCGCTGCCGGCGCTGacgaggccggcggcggcggcgcccatggGCGCCTTCCCGTGCGCCCGCGGCAAGAAGCGCGCCGTCCTGGTCGGCATCTCGTACGCCAGCGTGCGCCGGGGCTGCGGCCAGCTGAGGGGCCCCATCAACGACGTCAAGTGCATGAGGCAGCTCCTCTGCCAGCGCTTCGCCTTCCCCAGCGACGGCATCATCATGCTCACTG ATGACCAGAAGGACCCGTTCAGGCTGCCGACCAAGGACAACATCCGCATGGCGATGCAATGGCTGGTGCAGGGGTGCAGCAGCGGCGACTCCCTGGTGTTCCATTTCTCTGGGCTGGGCGCGCAGGTCGCCGACGAGGACTGCGACGAGCTGGACGGGTACGACGAGGCCATCTGCCCGCTGGACTCGTTCCAGAAGGGCCCCATCCTGGACGATGAGATCAACGAGACCATCGTCCGCCCGCTGGTGCACGGCGCCAAGCTCCACGCCGTCGTCGACGCCTGCCACAGCGCCACCGTCCTCGACCTCCCCTTCCTCTGCAACATGTCTAGGACCGGGAACTGTCAGTGGGAGGATCACCGTCCCCCGTCGGGCGTCTGCAAGGGCACGAGCGGCGGCCAGGCGGTGCTCATCAGCGGCTACAGCGACGGCAAGACCAAGTTCAGCGTG ACACCGGAGGCCTGCGCGACGGTGGGGGCCATGACGCACAGCTTCATCAAGGCGGTGGAATGCGAGCCGCAGGGGGTCACCTACGGCCGCCTGCTCACCTCCATGAAAGCCATCATGACCAACGCCGGCGGATGCAACCAGATGCAGGGTCCTATCGGCGCCGGCGCGCCCGCCAGCAAGGTCGCAAACTTCAGCGGCGTGCAG GAACCTAACCTGTCCTGCTCGGAGATGTTCGACGTCTATCGCAAGCCTTTTGCGCTGTAA
- the LOC136539679 gene encoding uncharacterized protein translates to MATTPAEEQAPGLPITTHYEEPAPGLPLPPPKGLAGDQPQPRRRRPCVLLSFAAARDRFLRGRFLSAGLRPFSVRLPSPAGTSTVVHLWAPPRPARRPVLLLHGFGASATWQWAPYLRSLLAAGLDPIVPDLLFFGASSSTVPDRSDTFQARTVKAAMDGMGVRRFAVVGVSYGGFVGYRMAAMYPEAVERVVLVSSGVCLEEGDLAAGLFPVADVGEAAELLVPRRPAEVRRLVKLTFVRPPPIMPSCFLKDYINVMGSDHLEEKTELLHALINDRKLSDLPKINQPTLIIWGEQDQVFPMELAHRLERHLGENSRLVVVKNAGHAANLEKSKEVCKSIIDFFQEPAPSASIGGKEVKLQ, encoded by the exons ATGGCCACCACCCCCGCCGAGGAACAGGCGCCTGGGCTGCCTATCACCACCCACTACGAGGAGCCGGCGCCTGGGCTGCCTCTGCCTCCTCCCAAAGGGCTCGCCGGGGACCAGCCGCagcctcggcggcggcgcccgtGCGTGCTCCTCAGCTTCGCAGCCGCGCGTGACCGCTTCCTCCGGGGCCGGTTCCTCTCCGCAGGCCTGCGCCCCTTCTCCGTCCGCCTCCCTTCGCCGGCCGGCACCAGCACCGTCGTCCACCTCTGGGCGCCCCCGCGGCCCGCGCGGCGACCCGTGCTCCTCCTCCACGGCTTCGGCGCCTCGGCGACGTGGCAGTGGGCCCCGTACCTCCGCAGCCTCCTCGCGGCCGGCCTCGACCCCATCGTCCCGGACCTCCTCTTCTTCGGCGCCTCCTCGTCCACGGTCCCCGACCGGTCCGACACCTTCCAGGCCAGGACCGTGAAGGCCGCCATGGACGGCATGGGCGTGCGCCGGTTCGCCGTGGTCGGCGTCAGCTACGGCGGCTTCGTCGGGTACCGGATGGCCGCCATGTACCCGGAGGCCGTGGAACGGGTGGTCCTGGTGTCGTCGGGGGTGTGTCTGGAGGAGGGGGACCTCGCTGCGGGCCTGTTCCCCGTCGCCGACGTCGGGGAGGCGGCCGAGCTGCTCGTGCCCCGGCGGCCGGCGGAGGTGCGCCGGCTCGTCAAGCTGACCTTCGTCCGGCCACCGCCCATCATGCCCTCCTGCTTCCTCAAGGATTACATCAAT GTGATGGGCTCAGATCATCTTGAGGAGAAGACCGAGCTTCTACATGCTCTCATCAACGATAGGAAACTATCAGATCTTCCAAAGATAAATCAG CCAACGTTGATCATTTGGGGGGAGCAGGATCAGGTTTTTCCTATGGAGCTGGCGCATAGGTTGGAGAG GCATCTTGGGGAGAATTCTAGATTAGTAGTCGTAAAAAACGCTGGGCATGCGGCCAATCTAGAGAAGTCCAAAGAGGTGTGCAAGAGCATCATTGATTTTTTTCAGGAACCGGCTCCGAGTGCTTCAATCGGGGGAAAG GAGGTCAAGCTACAATGA